A genomic segment from Bombus huntii isolate Logan2020A unplaced genomic scaffold, iyBomHunt1.1 ctg00000137.1, whole genome shotgun sequence encodes:
- the LOC126877242 gene encoding katanin p60 ATPase-containing subunit A-like 2 isoform X1, translating into MDVSDVLFREARLSPEHRVCDNIDLEIIVAEYENYYKMKFQKYPILCKKITGREMTREVTNASKTVCRSIETKAKSFSKQARSEPVKETNLQQKITDDNTNHINLAMTVTSIFPNESDGRSSEELFNVPMEQSMQSKILKCIEKLYSDNTELRKIAEDVSCEIVVNKLNVHWDDVIGLEECKTAVKEAVVYPLKYPISFDGPFSPWKGILLYGPPGTGKTKLAKAVATECHCTFFNITAS; encoded by the exons ATGG ACGTTAGCGATGTATTATTCCGGGAAGCTCGTCTATCTCCCGAACATCGGGTTTGCGACAACatcgatttggaaattatcgttgcagagtatgaaaattattacaagatgaaatttcaaaaatatcccatattgtgtaagaaaataactggaagggaaatgacgagggaagtgacaaatgcaagcaaaac TGTTTGTAGAAGTATTGAGACAAAAGCCAAATCTTTTAGTAAACAAGCGAGAAGTGAGCCTGTGAAAGAGACGAATCTACAGCAGAAGATAACTGATGACAATACGAATCATATTAATCTCGCAATGACAGTGACGTCAATATTCCCCAATGAGAGTGATGGACGTTCATCAGAAGAGCTATTTAACGTCCCAATGGAACAATCCATGCaatcgaagatattgaaatgcaTTGAAAAGCTTTATTCAGATAATACGGAATTACGAAAGATTGCTGAGGACGTCTCATGC GAGATCgtagtaaacaaattaaatgtacattgggatgacgttataggccTAGAAGAATGTAAAACCGCTGTTAAGGAGGCCGTTGTGTATCCCCTTAAGTATCCTATCTCTTTTGATGGCCCGTTTTCCCCATGGAAAGGTATTTTGCTGTACGGCCCACCTGGTACAG ggaaaacgaagttagcgaaggcagtcgcgacagaatgccattgcaccttttttaacataactgCCAGCTGA
- the LOC126877242 gene encoding katanin p60 ATPase-containing subunit A-like 2 isoform X2, translating into MDVSDVLFREARLSPEHRVCDNIDLEIIVAEYENYYKMKFQKYPILCKKITGREMTREVTNASKTSIETKAKSFSKQARSEPVKETNLQQKITDDNTNHINLAMTVTSIFPNESDGRSSEELFNVPMEQSMQSKILKCIEKLYSDNTELRKIAEDVSCEIVVNKLNVHWDDVIGLEECKTAVKEAVVYPLKYPISFDGPFSPWKGILLYGPPGTGKTKLAKAVATECHCTFFNITAS; encoded by the exons ATGG ACGTTAGCGATGTATTATTCCGGGAAGCTCGTCTATCTCCCGAACATCGGGTTTGCGACAACatcgatttggaaattatcgttgcagagtatgaaaattattacaagatgaaatttcaaaaatatcccatattgtgtaagaaaataactggaagggaaatgacgagggaagtgacaaatgcaagcaaaac AAGTATTGAGACAAAAGCCAAATCTTTTAGTAAACAAGCGAGAAGTGAGCCTGTGAAAGAGACGAATCTACAGCAGAAGATAACTGATGACAATACGAATCATATTAATCTCGCAATGACAGTGACGTCAATATTCCCCAATGAGAGTGATGGACGTTCATCAGAAGAGCTATTTAACGTCCCAATGGAACAATCCATGCaatcgaagatattgaaatgcaTTGAAAAGCTTTATTCAGATAATACGGAATTACGAAAGATTGCTGAGGACGTCTCATGC GAGATCgtagtaaacaaattaaatgtacattgggatgacgttataggccTAGAAGAATGTAAAACCGCTGTTAAGGAGGCCGTTGTGTATCCCCTTAAGTATCCTATCTCTTTTGATGGCCCGTTTTCCCCATGGAAAGGTATTTTGCTGTACGGCCCACCTGGTACAG ggaaaacgaagttagcgaaggcagtcgcgacagaatgccattgcaccttttttaacataactgCCAGCTGA